A region of Rhodoligotrophos appendicifer DNA encodes the following proteins:
- the cysE gene encoding serine O-acetyltransferase has product MARFAASTAVLHEVDPVWTQIRQEAEAIASSDPALGGFVFSTILSHDRFEEALSQRLAQKLGHADVGAELLVKAFEDALEAYPEIGDAARADILAVFDRDPACSRYVEPLLYFKGFHAIETYRMAHALHLMGRKDFALYLQSRASQIFSVDIHPSARIGRGIMIDHAHAVVIGETAVVEDDVSMLHDVTLGGTGKECGDRHPKVRRGVLIGAGAKVLGNIEIGHCSRVAAGSVVLQDVPANRTVAGVPARVVGYAGCSEPSRRMDHVLTEGDAPDKN; this is encoded by the coding sequence ATGGCACGCTTTGCCGCGTCGACTGCAGTGCTGCACGAAGTTGATCCTGTGTGGACCCAGATTCGCCAGGAGGCGGAGGCGATTGCGTCATCCGATCCGGCCTTGGGCGGCTTCGTATTCTCGACGATTCTCAGTCACGACCGGTTTGAAGAGGCTTTGTCTCAGAGGCTGGCTCAGAAACTTGGCCATGCAGATGTGGGGGCAGAGTTGCTTGTGAAGGCGTTCGAGGATGCCTTGGAGGCCTATCCGGAGATCGGCGACGCGGCACGGGCCGACATTCTCGCCGTCTTTGATCGTGATCCTGCTTGCAGTCGCTACGTCGAGCCCCTGCTGTACTTCAAAGGCTTTCATGCCATCGAAACCTACCGTATGGCCCATGCGCTGCATTTGATGGGTCGCAAAGATTTTGCGCTCTATCTGCAGAGCCGGGCCTCTCAGATTTTCTCGGTTGATATCCACCCTTCGGCCAGAATTGGTCGGGGGATCATGATTGACCATGCCCATGCGGTGGTGATTGGTGAAACCGCCGTGGTCGAGGACGATGTGTCGATGTTGCACGATGTGACCTTGGGCGGTACGGGCAAGGAATGTGGCGACCGTCATCCGAAAGTGAGACGCGGCGTGCTAATCGGCGCGGGAGCGAAGGTATTGGGGAACATCGAAATCGGTCATTGCTCGAGAGTCGCAGCAGGCAGCGTCGTGCTTCAAGATGTGCCAGCGAACCGCACAGTTGCCGGAGTGCCCGCTCGTG
- a CDS encoding enoyl-CoA hydratase produces the protein MTSSFLALGEALPSPTPHLVARRDGSVGWMIFNRPDRRNAISVDIWQAIPELMRTFNEDSRIRSIVLTGAGDRAFIAGADISEFDSARANALEGEAYEARNNAAYSAISSSPKPVIARINGFCIGGGVAIALACDIRIASRGSTFAIPAARLGLGYPPQAVGLLLRAISASQAKLLISTAQQVDSEEALRIGLIDRLCEKDDLDALLFSLTHTISENAPLTIAAGNMVIDALNERPTSGRDGQDAIRACFDSEDYREGRMAFMEKRKPKFQGR, from the coding sequence ATGACCTCCAGTTTCCTGGCTCTTGGCGAAGCTCTTCCGTCCCCCACGCCACATTTGGTAGCACGCCGAGACGGCTCGGTCGGGTGGATGATTTTCAACAGGCCGGACCGCCGCAACGCCATCAGCGTGGACATCTGGCAGGCCATCCCTGAACTCATGAGGACCTTCAACGAGGACTCGCGGATCCGATCGATCGTTCTGACCGGCGCTGGCGACCGGGCCTTCATCGCGGGCGCCGATATTTCGGAGTTTGACTCAGCGCGTGCGAATGCGCTTGAGGGCGAGGCGTACGAAGCCCGGAACAACGCCGCCTACAGCGCTATTTCCAGCAGCCCCAAGCCAGTCATCGCCCGCATCAACGGTTTCTGCATCGGAGGTGGTGTTGCCATAGCCTTGGCATGCGACATCCGCATAGCCAGCAGAGGGTCTACCTTCGCCATACCGGCGGCGCGGCTTGGCCTGGGATATCCTCCTCAAGCGGTCGGCCTGCTGTTGCGAGCCATCAGCGCCTCGCAGGCCAAACTCCTTATTAGCACGGCTCAGCAGGTGGATAGTGAGGAGGCGCTTCGGATCGGACTGATTGACCGTCTCTGCGAAAAGGATGATCTCGACGCCCTGCTTTTCTCCCTTACCCACACAATTTCCGAGAATGCTCCTCTGACGATCGCTGCCGGTAACATGGTGATCGATGCTCTGAACGAGAGGCCGACATCGGGCCGGGATGGTCAGGATGCTATAAGAGCTTGCTTTGACAGCGAGGATTATCGGGAGGGGCGCATGGCTTTCATGGAGAAAAGAAAGCCAAAATTTCAAGGGCGATGA
- a CDS encoding PRC-barrel domain-containing protein — protein sequence MRKKPARDTISGNRNFELALIPYKFHFIFPYGRRQEVLMLKKSVSILALTAALGFAPVAYAQTQTDTTATPPASAAPSAQTETPAPSTDSSSTSTMGQTAPSGSTADTAAPTTPPSTADTTPPATTDTTTQAATTPDDEGQPVDGQITMQNEGTYLGTDLIGTTVYTAGDESIGDVNDVIITTDGRIDGVVVGVGGFLGIGEKNVALKLDTVQMVDQGDNTVKLTVSSTKEELEKAPSFKTVADAKRETDAATPASGAMTGAPATTTTSQ from the coding sequence GTGAGGAAAAAACCAGCCAGAGACACGATTTCAGGGAACCGAAACTTTGAACTGGCGTTGATCCCGTACAAGTTCCACTTCATTTTCCCATACGGCAGACGCCAGGAGGTTTTAATGCTTAAGAAATCTGTGAGCATCCTTGCACTCACGGCGGCGCTAGGCTTCGCGCCTGTCGCGTATGCACAGACGCAGACTGACACGACGGCAACGCCGCCAGCTTCAGCAGCTCCCTCGGCCCAGACGGAAACCCCCGCTCCGTCCACCGATTCGTCATCAACATCGACGATGGGACAAACCGCGCCGAGCGGATCGACTGCGGATACGGCTGCTCCGACCACCCCTCCGTCGACCGCAGACACGACTCCGCCAGCAACCACTGACACTACGACGCAGGCGGCCACAACTCCGGACGATGAGGGTCAGCCCGTAGACGGTCAGATCACCATGCAGAACGAGGGCACCTATCTTGGTACCGACCTTATCGGCACCACGGTCTACACTGCAGGCGATGAGAGCATCGGTGACGTGAATGATGTCATCATCACGACAGACGGCCGGATCGATGGCGTCGTGGTAGGTGTTGGCGGCTTCCTCGGCATTGGCGAGAAAAACGTTGCCCTGAAACTCGACACGGTTCAGATGGTCGATCAGGGTGATAACACTGTGAAACTCACAGTGAGTTCGACGAAGGAAGAGCTGGAAAAGGCTCCGTCGTTCAAGACCGTTGCCGACGCCAAGCGAGAGACCGACGCGGCGACTCCTGCGTCCGGCGCCATGACTGGTGCTCCTGCGACCACCACAACATCGCAGTAA
- a CDS encoding alpha/beta fold hydrolase, with product MPQFLSDGVMINYETEGEGDPILLIHGFASNGRVNWVDTGWVRLLARAGRQVVIIDNRGHGRSGKLYETPPYATIKMAKDAKRLLDHLGFDRADVMGYSMGARIAAVLAINYPEHVRSLILAGLAENMINGVPGDEAIARALEADSLEQITDPQARAFRIFAENTKSDLRALAACIRVSRQRLSVEELGQIRARTLIAVGSRDDIAGAPEPLQDAIPGSEILPVPDRDHMRTVGDRVYKEGVISFLDQNRHKEREFTEKAAPSGAA from the coding sequence GTGCCGCAGTTCTTATCAGACGGTGTGATGATCAACTATGAAACGGAAGGGGAGGGTGATCCAATCCTTTTGATCCACGGCTTTGCATCGAATGGCCGAGTGAATTGGGTCGACACTGGCTGGGTCAGGCTCCTTGCACGTGCCGGGCGTCAAGTAGTGATCATTGATAACCGGGGGCATGGTCGCAGCGGGAAACTTTATGAGACGCCTCCCTACGCCACCATCAAGATGGCGAAAGACGCCAAACGGTTATTGGATCATCTTGGTTTCGATCGGGCTGACGTGATGGGATATTCGATGGGCGCCCGCATCGCCGCAGTGTTGGCGATCAACTATCCAGAACATGTCCGCTCTCTGATTTTGGCGGGCCTCGCCGAAAACATGATAAATGGCGTGCCTGGTGACGAAGCCATAGCCAGGGCTCTGGAGGCGGACAGCCTCGAACAGATCACTGATCCGCAGGCCCGTGCATTCCGGATTTTCGCTGAGAATACCAAAAGCGATCTTCGCGCTCTCGCCGCATGTATAAGGGTGTCGCGTCAGCGACTGAGTGTTGAAGAGCTTGGCCAGATACGAGCCCGAACTTTAATCGCTGTTGGCTCCCGTGATGATATTGCCGGAGCCCCTGAGCCACTTCAGGATGCCATTCCGGGCTCTGAAATCCTTCCGGTGCCCGATCGGGACCACATGCGCACTGTCGGTGACCGAGTCTACAAGGAAGGCGTGATAAGCTTTCTCGATCAGAACCGACACAAAGAACGAGAGTTCACCGAAAAGGCTGCGCCGAGTGGCGCAGCCTAA
- a CDS encoding zinc-finger domain-containing protein, with the protein MAHAVIPKFQNDMGVDIVELGAKEFECIGAKPPFDHPHIYLDMGSDNEIICPYCSTVYRYKSDLAADQSRPTDALYKEYVEG; encoded by the coding sequence ATGGCTCACGCAGTTATTCCTAAGTTTCAAAATGACATGGGTGTCGACATCGTCGAGCTCGGAGCAAAGGAGTTCGAATGCATCGGCGCCAAGCCACCCTTCGATCATCCGCACATCTATTTGGACATGGGCAGCGACAATGAGATCATCTGTCCCTACTGCTCCACCGTTTACCGCTACAAAAGCGACTTAGCGGCAGATCAGTCTCGACCGACCGATGCGCTCTACAAAGAATATGTCGAGGGCTGA
- a CDS encoding GNAT family N-acetyltransferase, which translates to MSRAEPRRSISGAGSRLLIRSAQVPDIAVLSALAQELRRHEAMLYQRIAPASQLATSYVEELMAEAAAAEGILLVAEWHRGIAGYIFLRPRVIDEMPDHSQIHYAMVDDLVVTRALRGNGIGRRLLEAGEAQARKQGASWIRIGSLARNEAALALYKGAGFQDHLVILEKPLHQVSAQDGIGVARSQID; encoded by the coding sequence ATGTCGAGGGCTGAACCGCGCCGGTCGATCTCCGGTGCCGGCTCACGGCTACTCATTCGCTCAGCACAGGTTCCCGACATTGCTGTTCTTTCGGCGCTGGCCCAGGAGCTCCGCCGTCACGAGGCTATGCTCTATCAACGGATCGCGCCAGCATCGCAACTCGCAACCTCCTATGTAGAAGAGCTGATGGCAGAGGCTGCTGCGGCCGAAGGCATTCTGCTTGTCGCCGAATGGCATCGTGGGATCGCAGGTTACATTTTCCTGCGACCGCGAGTGATCGATGAAATGCCCGATCACAGTCAGATTCATTACGCCATGGTGGATGATCTGGTGGTGACGCGAGCGCTCCGCGGAAACGGGATAGGACGGCGGCTATTGGAGGCGGGTGAAGCCCAAGCCCGCAAACAAGGCGCAAGCTGGATCCGCATCGGTTCTCTGGCTCGGAACGAAGCAGCTCTGGCCTTGTACAAGGGTGCTGGGTTCCAGGATCACCTGGTGATCCTGGAGAAGCCTCTCCACCAAGTCAGCGCCCAGGATGGCATCGGGGTGGCTCGATCTCAAATCGATTGA
- a CDS encoding accessory factor UbiK family protein — protein sequence MNNPSSRIFDEMAKMFGTAASAAQGLRGEVDNLIRSQAERILGDLEVVQREEFDSVREMARLAREENQELRARIEALEKRLAEPVTANASRAAVGEPKRIPREAKAKTAKAKTTPDTPG from the coding sequence ATGAACAATCCCTCCAGCAGGATCTTCGACGAAATGGCCAAGATGTTCGGCACTGCCGCGTCGGCTGCTCAGGGTTTGCGGGGCGAGGTCGATAATCTTATTCGGTCGCAGGCTGAGCGAATTCTGGGAGATCTTGAAGTCGTCCAGCGCGAGGAGTTCGACAGCGTCCGGGAGATGGCTCGACTCGCACGGGAGGAAAACCAGGAACTGAGAGCCCGGATCGAGGCACTTGAGAAGCGGCTCGCGGAACCTGTCACAGCAAATGCTTCACGCGCTGCGGTCGGAGAGCCCAAGCGCATACCTCGCGAAGCAAAGGCGAAAACGGCCAAGGCCAAGACGACTCCAGATACCCCAGGCTGA
- a CDS encoding YbjN domain-containing protein, which produces MTAVQAFVDEQINPLDTMELVAAAHDWSIDRSGDDEINLLVTGSWSDLHLCVNWRDDLEGLHLACGFDLKVPEGRREEVARLIALINEQLMFGHFDLWKSEGTLIFRNGLLLCGGVEVTESQCEALIQLALESCERFYPAFQFVIWAGQSAEAAMEASLLETQGEA; this is translated from the coding sequence ATGACGGCTGTTCAAGCATTCGTTGACGAGCAGATAAATCCTCTGGACACCATGGAGCTGGTGGCGGCCGCACATGATTGGTCGATTGACCGCAGTGGCGATGATGAGATCAATCTCCTCGTCACCGGTTCATGGAGCGACCTGCATCTTTGCGTCAACTGGCGGGATGATCTCGAGGGCCTTCATCTGGCCTGTGGCTTTGATCTCAAAGTCCCGGAGGGCCGGCGCGAAGAGGTCGCTCGGCTGATCGCCTTGATCAACGAGCAGCTGATGTTTGGTCATTTCGACCTTTGGAAGAGCGAAGGCACCCTGATCTTTCGCAACGGACTGCTGCTTTGTGGGGGTGTCGAAGTCACTGAATCGCAGTGCGAGGCGCTCATTCAACTGGCGCTGGAGAGTTGCGAGCGCTTCTATCCGGCGTTTCAGTTCGTTATCTGGGCGGGCCAGAGCGCTGAGGCCGCGATGGAGGCGAGCCTCCTGGAGACGCAGGGTGAGGCTTGA
- the proC gene encoding pyrroline-5-carboxylate reductase produces MNFDGKLVLVGAGKMGGAMLEGWLSRGLTAGQVVVIDPSPAPEITDLINRQGVTLNPVIDAIDDVAVVLIAVKPQAIGEVLPTLAPLAKQKPLFISVAAGKTLATFEAAFGDDKAIIRAMPNTPAAVGRGITVLCPNQNVTHAQLALGEDLLSAVGEVDHITEESLMDAVTAVSGSGPAYVFFLAECLSAAGIKAGLPEGLATKLARETVAGAGELMRVSGLPAAVLRENVTSAGGTTAAALAVLMSADGLRPIMQSAVAAATRRSRELAV; encoded by the coding sequence ATGAATTTCGACGGCAAGCTTGTCCTCGTGGGTGCGGGCAAGATGGGCGGGGCAATGCTCGAAGGCTGGCTTTCGCGGGGCCTCACAGCAGGTCAGGTCGTTGTGATCGATCCGTCTCCTGCACCGGAGATAACCGACCTCATCAACCGCCAGGGCGTCACTCTGAACCCTGTTATTGATGCCATCGACGATGTCGCGGTGGTGCTCATAGCGGTCAAACCGCAGGCGATCGGAGAGGTTTTGCCGACCCTTGCTCCCTTGGCCAAGCAGAAGCCGCTTTTCATCTCCGTCGCTGCGGGGAAGACGCTCGCGACATTCGAAGCGGCGTTTGGTGACGACAAGGCAATCATTCGGGCGATGCCGAATACGCCCGCAGCCGTCGGACGCGGGATTACTGTGCTGTGCCCCAATCAAAACGTAACACATGCACAGCTCGCCCTGGGGGAAGACCTGCTGTCTGCCGTCGGCGAAGTCGACCACATCACGGAAGAGTCCCTCATGGACGCGGTCACAGCCGTATCAGGATCCGGCCCTGCTTATGTCTTCTTCCTAGCCGAATGTCTTTCAGCGGCCGGCATCAAGGCGGGATTGCCCGAGGGTCTGGCCACGAAGCTTGCGCGCGAGACTGTCGCTGGTGCCGGAGAATTGATGCGCGTGTCTGGGCTGCCTGCAGCAGTCTTGCGCGAGAATGTGACCTCGGCCGGTGGGACCACTGCGGCGGCACTCGCCGTGCTGATGTCCGCAGACGGCTTGCGTCCTATCATGCAAAGCGCAGTCGCCGCAGCGACCAGACGATCTAGGGAGTTAGCAGTCTGA
- a CDS encoding TetR/AcrR family transcriptional regulator → MPTQIKAEQSDTPRQAVVDAMLKLAALNGWRDLSLRDIARESGVSLANVRSNYSSKTAILTDFIKITDEAVLERAAKEVSSTEAHDRLFDVVMMRLEALAPYKTALKAIFRDAGSIVDDLPLLFWTQAASKHWMLVAADLEPRGMKGILTASGLALIYARVLRTWLKEDSPDLPRTMAELDRLLHRGERSLERLEGPMALCGMAQRMACDFVRQARQLRRERRASRTSRPRGSPDAETASI, encoded by the coding sequence ATGCCGACACAGATCAAGGCCGAACAGTCAGACACACCGCGGCAAGCCGTCGTTGACGCGATGCTGAAGCTCGCCGCACTCAATGGTTGGCGGGATCTTTCCTTGCGTGATATCGCCCGCGAAAGTGGTGTGTCTCTGGCGAATGTGCGGTCCAACTACTCGTCGAAAACAGCAATACTCACGGATTTCATAAAGATAACTGACGAGGCCGTTCTGGAGCGAGCCGCCAAGGAGGTCTCCTCCACGGAGGCTCATGACCGTTTGTTCGACGTGGTGATGATGCGTCTCGAAGCGCTTGCTCCCTACAAAACGGCGCTGAAGGCCATTTTTCGGGACGCCGGATCGATCGTTGACGACCTGCCGCTGCTGTTCTGGACCCAAGCGGCGTCGAAGCACTGGATGCTGGTGGCGGCAGACCTCGAGCCCCGCGGAATGAAGGGCATTTTGACGGCATCGGGACTTGCCTTGATCTATGCCAGAGTTTTGCGCACGTGGCTCAAGGAAGACAGTCCTGATTTGCCCCGAACCATGGCGGAACTCGATCGACTGCTGCACAGGGGTGAACGCAGTTTGGAGCGACTCGAGGGGCCGATGGCGCTCTGTGGCATGGCGCAGCGAATGGCCTGCGACTTCGTCCGGCAAGCGCGGCAGTTGCGGCGTGAGAGGCGAGCGAGTCGCACAAGCCGACCCCGCGGCTCGCCTGATGCCGAAACTGCATCGATCTGA
- a CDS encoding tRNA-binding protein encodes MAGVVEPAITFDDFLKVDIRVGTIVQAEPFPQARKPAFRLLIDFGDPVGVKKSSAQITVHYSIEELLGRKVAAVVNFPPRQIGPFMSEVLTLGFTDADGHIVLAGIDHDVPNGSRLC; translated from the coding sequence ATGGCGGGGGTCGTAGAGCCGGCAATCACCTTCGATGATTTTCTGAAGGTGGACATTCGCGTGGGCACGATCGTGCAGGCAGAGCCCTTTCCGCAGGCCCGAAAGCCCGCTTTCAGGTTGTTGATCGACTTCGGAGACCCCGTCGGCGTCAAAAAGAGCTCGGCTCAAATTACCGTCCATTATTCCATCGAGGAATTACTCGGACGAAAGGTGGCCGCTGTGGTGAACTTTCCGCCGCGGCAAATCGGGCCCTTTATGTCAGAGGTGCTTACGCTGGGTTTCACCGACGCTGACGGTCACATCGTGCTCGCCGGGATCGACCACGACGTTCCGAATGGTAGCCGTCTCTGCTGA
- a CDS encoding ATP-binding protein, translated as MSSITDVGPERAVQPGLYWRFNRFLERHLPDGLYPRSLIIIITPIVLLQSIMAFIFMERHWDRVTKQLSKSVAREIALIVEAYDYYPKTPENRAHLLRMANDTLDLGLSIVEGHDLPPPAEKPLFSLLDIKLSKYIARFVDRPFWLDTLGRSGYVDVRVEVAPGMIFRVLTNQSRAYASNTHIFLLWMVGSSLVLMFVAVIFLRNQIKPILQLAEAAQSFGMGRDVPPFQPRGAAEVQVAALAFNNMRERIERHVEQRTAMLAGVSHDLRTILTRFKLELACLGDTPQTQELKRDADEMQGMLEDYMAFVRGDGGERSVDADISSIVASVARIGQKRGRDVHCAVPEELWAPVKPNAYKRCLANLVGNAARHAANISISASLDDRHLTLIVDDDGPGIAPSQREAVFRPFFRLDDARNQDESGTGLGLAIARDIARSHGGDITLADSPKGGLRAIVQTPVW; from the coding sequence ATGAGTTCCATCACTGACGTCGGACCCGAGCGAGCAGTTCAGCCTGGGCTCTACTGGCGCTTCAACCGTTTTCTGGAGCGTCATCTGCCCGATGGTCTTTATCCCCGGTCGCTGATTATCATCATAACGCCCATCGTGCTCCTTCAGTCGATTATGGCCTTCATTTTCATGGAGCGTCATTGGGACCGCGTAACGAAACAGCTTTCGAAGTCGGTCGCGCGCGAAATCGCATTGATCGTGGAAGCCTATGACTATTATCCAAAAACCCCTGAGAATCGGGCGCATCTTCTCAGGATGGCAAATGACACCCTCGATCTGGGATTGAGTATTGTTGAAGGGCATGATTTGCCGCCGCCCGCTGAAAAGCCGCTCTTCTCACTGCTCGATATCAAACTCTCGAAATACATCGCCCGCTTTGTGGACAGACCATTCTGGTTGGATACCTTGGGACGGTCCGGCTATGTGGATGTCCGCGTTGAAGTTGCGCCGGGTATGATCTTCCGCGTGCTCACCAACCAAAGCCGGGCCTACGCCTCGAATACCCATATCTTCCTGCTCTGGATGGTCGGCTCCTCCCTGGTTCTTATGTTCGTTGCGGTCATATTCCTCCGCAATCAGATCAAGCCAATTCTCCAGCTGGCCGAGGCGGCACAGAGCTTCGGAATGGGGCGGGATGTGCCACCCTTCCAACCTCGCGGAGCTGCTGAAGTTCAAGTTGCTGCCCTGGCGTTTAACAATATGCGCGAGCGGATTGAGCGGCATGTGGAGCAGCGCACAGCCATGCTGGCCGGTGTCAGCCACGACCTCCGTACGATCCTCACGCGCTTCAAGCTCGAACTCGCCTGCCTTGGTGATACGCCACAGACCCAAGAACTGAAGCGTGATGCCGACGAAATGCAGGGCATGCTCGAGGACTACATGGCTTTTGTCCGTGGTGACGGAGGCGAACGGTCGGTTGACGCAGATATTTCCTCAATCGTAGCCTCTGTCGCCCGTATCGGGCAAAAGCGGGGCAGAGATGTACATTGTGCCGTCCCAGAAGAACTCTGGGCTCCCGTGAAGCCGAACGCCTATAAGCGATGCTTGGCAAATCTTGTGGGCAATGCCGCCCGGCATGCCGCCAACATCTCAATATCGGCATCGCTTGATGACAGGCATCTGACTTTGATTGTCGATGATGACGGTCCCGGTATTGCACCAAGCCAGCGGGAAGCCGTGTTCAGACCGTTCTTTCGATTGGATGATGCGCGTAATCAGGATGAGAGTGGCACGGGGCTCGGTTTGGCAATCGCTCGTGACATAGCAAGAAGTCACGGTGGAGACATTACCCTCGCCGACAGCCCCAAAGGTGGTCTGAGGGCGATTGTGCAGACGCCGGTCTGGTAG